A genome region from Armatimonadota bacterium includes the following:
- a CDS encoding right-handed parallel beta-helix repeat-containing protein translates to MKDTFFAALFLLTLCSFANADFYVAPNGNDENPGTKSKPFATLERARDAIRVLKESAGLPSGGITVWIRGGDYQRDSAFQLTAEDSGTKESPIVYRSYFGERVRLIGGLKVKGFKPLNKQCDPSILPSIQPKARSKIFTVNLRELGVADFGRLSPRGFGRASTPAHLELFFNGMPMTLARWPNDAWAKIADVPNGPQGGRFTYHESRPSRWSKAADIWLHGYWTWDWADSYVKVRAIDTRAKEIITEEPHGVYGYKAGARYYALNLLEELDQPGEYYIDRVSGILYFWPPGPLDKAEVMVSLLEQPIMRLENVQHLTVRGLTFECTRGNGVEIKGCSDVLIAGCTLSNIGNTAVVITGSVKSGVLSCNLSHIGDTGISISCGDRQTLNPGQCFAVNNYIRDFSRWTRTYHPAISLHGVGNRAAHNLICYAPHSAILFGGNDHIMEFNEVHHVCMETSDAGAFYAGRDFSWQGNVIRYNFFHHMGTADVRSVYLDDNLSGVQVYGNVFYKAKMGVCIGGGRNNVVENNIFVDCEPSVHIDNRGQNWAKPTVDGYMKQQLEAVPYRELPWKERYPMLLMIYDDDPGAPKYNKIERNISFGGKWLNIYSKNYDSTISIKDNLVDVDPCFVDAASMKFQLKDNSPAFKLGFKRIPFEKIGLYKDKYRRVLPPK, encoded by the coding sequence ATGAAAGATACATTTTTCGCCGCTTTGTTTCTCCTCACTTTGTGCAGTTTTGCTAATGCAGATTTCTACGTTGCGCCAAATGGTAATGACGAAAATCCCGGGACAAAATCGAAGCCATTTGCTACCCTTGAGCGAGCCCGAGATGCAATCCGCGTCTTGAAAGAGAGCGCAGGCCTTCCGTCGGGAGGAATAACGGTATGGATAAGAGGTGGCGATTACCAGAGGGACAGTGCATTTCAACTGACTGCCGAGGATTCAGGTACAAAGGAGTCGCCCATTGTCTACCGGTCTTACTTCGGCGAAAGAGTTCGTTTAATTGGTGGGCTAAAAGTCAAAGGATTTAAGCCTCTGAATAAACAATGTGACCCATCAATTCTTCCGTCAATTCAGCCAAAGGCTCGCAGCAAAATATTCACAGTCAATCTTCGGGAGCTGGGAGTGGCTGATTTCGGAAGGTTATCCCCACGAGGTTTTGGGAGGGCTTCAACTCCTGCACACTTGGAGCTGTTTTTTAATGGAATGCCCATGACCCTTGCGCGCTGGCCCAATGACGCTTGGGCGAAGATTGCCGATGTTCCGAATGGTCCCCAAGGCGGGAGATTCACCTATCATGAAAGCCGACCTAGCCGATGGAGCAAGGCGGCGGATATTTGGTTGCATGGTTATTGGACGTGGGATTGGGCAGATTCTTATGTTAAGGTGAGGGCGATTGATACGCGGGCGAAAGAAATTATTACCGAAGAACCCCACGGAGTGTATGGGTATAAGGCTGGTGCCAGATATTATGCGCTAAACCTGCTTGAGGAGCTAGATCAGCCTGGTGAATACTATATCGACCGTGTATCTGGAATCCTTTACTTCTGGCCGCCAGGTCCTCTCGACAAAGCAGAGGTAATGGTTTCGCTTCTAGAACAGCCAATAATGAGGCTGGAAAATGTGCAACATCTAACTGTTCGCGGGCTCACGTTTGAATGCACCAGAGGCAATGGGGTTGAAATCAAAGGGTGTTCGGATGTCCTAATCGCCGGTTGCACCCTTTCCAATATTGGAAATACAGCTGTAGTCATTACAGGCTCTGTTAAAAGCGGCGTGTTGTCATGCAATCTTTCGCACATCGGCGATACTGGAATTTCAATTTCGTGCGGTGACCGTCAAACGCTTAATCCTGGCCAGTGCTTTGCCGTGAACAACTACATTCGAGACTTCAGCAGATGGACGAGAACATACCATCCGGCCATTAGCCTCCATGGAGTTGGCAATCGTGCGGCACATAACTTAATATGCTATGCACCCCATAGCGCCATACTGTTCGGCGGAAACGACCATATAATGGAGTTTAACGAAGTGCATCATGTTTGCATGGAAACCAGCGACGCCGGTGCCTTTTATGCAGGTCGTGATTTCTCTTGGCAAGGGAACGTGATAAGATACAACTTCTTCCACCATATGGGCACGGCTGACGTTCGCTCAGTATATCTTGACGACAACCTAAGCGGGGTGCAAGTTTATGGCAATGTCTTCTACAAAGCGAAGATGGGGGTGTGCATAGGCGGTGGTCGGAATAATGTGGTGGAAAACAATATTTTCGTGGATTGTGAGCCGTCGGTGCATATAGATAACCGTGGCCAAAACTGGGCAAAGCCGACTGTTGATGGCTATATGAAGCAACAACTTGAGGCAGTGCCATATAGGGAGTTACCTTGGAAGGAACGCTACCCCATGCTACTCATGATTTATGATGATGACCCTGGTGCACCGAAGTATAATAAGATTGAGCGCAACATCTCATTTGGCGGCAAGTGGTTGAATATCTACAGCAAAAACTATGATTCTACTATCTCAATTAAGGATAATCTGGTAGATGTTGACCCCTGCTTTGTGGATGCCGCTTCAATGAAATTTCAGCTCAAGGATAACTCGCCTGCTTTTAAGCTTGGTTTCAAGCGTATACCCTTTGAGAAAATAGGACTCTATAAGGATAAGTATCGCAGAGTCTTGCCACCAAAGTAA